The following are encoded in a window of Rhizobium sp. 11515TR genomic DNA:
- a CDS encoding flavin reductase, translated as MLDRQRMDPALYRDAMSRYAGHVQLVTTALGAERRGVTITAACSVSDSPATVLICLNNSNTKNEIFFKSGIFALNSLGADHQALADAFSGKTQLTVDERFAAGKFETLATGAPVLADALAAFDCRVLEIKQASTHNIIFGEVMAIRYSEPKPALLYMNRGYHAL; from the coding sequence GTGCTAGACAGGCAACGTATGGACCCGGCGCTTTATCGCGATGCCATGAGCCGCTATGCGGGGCATGTGCAACTAGTGACGACGGCGCTCGGTGCGGAGCGGCGCGGCGTGACGATCACGGCCGCGTGCTCGGTCTCGGATAGCCCGGCGACGGTTCTGATCTGCCTCAACAACAGCAATACCAAGAACGAGATCTTTTTCAAAAGCGGCATCTTTGCCCTAAATTCGCTCGGGGCCGATCATCAAGCCCTGGCCGACGCCTTTTCCGGCAAGACGCAGCTGACCGTCGATGAACGTTTCGCTGCTGGCAAGTTCGAGACGCTGGCGACGGGTGCGCCCGTGCTTGCCGATGCTCTTGCCGCCTTCGATTGCCGCGTTCTTGAGATCAAGCAGGCCTCCACGCACAACATCATCTTCGGCGAGGTGATGGCCATACGCTATAGCGAGCCGAAGCCGGCACTCCTCTATATGAACCGCGGCTATCACGCGCTATAA
- a CDS encoding branched-chain amino acid ABC transporter substrate-binding protein, with product MNVLRRLPLLLALLSAAGSSYAAGIHIGVVAPQDGNFATLGAQIIAGANFQIQAQKDTATVVNEPCTEDGGRAAAEALVAAKAQVAIGFLCTETLEGALPRLKDAGIPVITVSVRSRIFMEDALKNGWPLFRLAPVDSAEAAVAIDTILKNWAAEPMALIDDGTIHGRELVGAIRNALEEKGLKPVFTDTYRPGQDQQIALVRRLKKAGATRVFVGGDRSDVAVIARDAKNENIPLVLMGGDAMRAADQPLPLLEGVQAIALPDYTSLPAAQPTVQAMRAGGIEPDGYTLPAAAATQIASQAAESAKADNKPIAEKLMGMVFQTMIGAISFGQNHELTENPYRLLEWRGNAFVPVTPSN from the coding sequence ATGAACGTTCTGCGTCGCCTTCCGCTCCTGCTTGCGCTGCTTTCGGCAGCCGGCAGCAGCTATGCCGCAGGAATTCACATCGGCGTCGTGGCACCGCAGGACGGTAATTTCGCGACGCTCGGCGCGCAAATCATCGCCGGCGCCAATTTCCAGATCCAGGCCCAAAAGGATACGGCGACCGTCGTCAACGAGCCTTGCACGGAGGATGGCGGTCGAGCCGCCGCCGAAGCGCTGGTGGCCGCCAAGGCACAAGTCGCAATCGGCTTTCTCTGCACGGAGACCCTCGAGGGCGCTCTGCCGCGCCTGAAGGATGCCGGCATACCCGTCATCACCGTTTCCGTGCGCTCGCGTATTTTCATGGAAGACGCGTTGAAAAATGGTTGGCCGCTCTTTCGCCTGGCGCCGGTCGACAGCGCCGAGGCGGCCGTGGCGATCGACACCATTTTGAAAAATTGGGCCGCGGAACCGATGGCGCTGATCGATGACGGTACGATACACGGTCGCGAACTGGTCGGCGCGATCCGCAACGCGCTCGAGGAAAAGGGGCTAAAGCCGGTCTTCACCGATACCTATCGCCCCGGTCAGGATCAGCAGATCGCCCTCGTGAGGCGCTTGAAGAAGGCTGGCGCGACACGCGTCTTCGTCGGCGGCGACCGCAGCGATGTCGCCGTGATTGCCCGCGACGCGAAGAACGAGAACATCCCGCTGGTCTTGATGGGCGGGGATGCCATGCGCGCCGCAGATCAGCCCCTTCCCTTGCTGGAGGGTGTGCAGGCGATTGCGCTACCCGATTATACCAGCCTGCCGGCAGCCCAGCCCACGGTACAGGCGATGCGCGCGGGCGGTATCGAACCCGACGGCTATACCCTGCCGGCCGCAGCAGCGACTCAGATCGCCAGCCAGGCAGCCGAGAGCGCCAAGGCGGACAATAAACCCATTGCCGAAAAGCTCATGGGAATGGTTTTCCAGACAATGATCGGCGCTATCTCGTTCGGACAGAACCACGAATTGACCGAAAACCCCTATCGTCTGCTGGAATGGCGGGGCAATGCCTTCGTGCCGGTGACGCCATCGAACTGA
- a CDS encoding AAA family ATPase encodes MADQILPSLPGSIDETMALLGVHDYLAGRALGTVLFLALKMKRPLFLEGEAGVGKTEIAKVLAKALDRPLIRLQCYEGLDVSSAVYEWNYPAQMLEIRLAEASGLTDRDRIEADIFSERYLIRRPVLQALSGVGGRAPVFLIDELDRSDEAFEAFLLEVLSDFQVTVPELGTIRAAEPPIVIITTNRTREVHDALKRRCLYHWVDYPEAEQELEIIRRKVPGCSEALSRQIAAYVQKLRTLDLFKNPGVAETIDWATALTELDRLALDPETVSDTLGTLLKYQDDIARIQGAEGKRVLDEVKSELLAG; translated from the coding sequence ATGGCGGATCAGATTTTACCTTCGTTGCCGGGTTCGATCGATGAGACGATGGCGTTGCTCGGCGTTCATGACTATCTGGCAGGTCGCGCGCTCGGCACCGTTTTGTTTCTCGCATTGAAGATGAAGCGGCCGCTCTTCCTGGAGGGCGAAGCCGGCGTCGGCAAAACGGAAATCGCCAAGGTCCTGGCGAAGGCGCTCGACCGGCCGCTCATCCGGCTGCAATGCTATGAAGGGCTGGATGTTTCCTCGGCCGTCTATGAATGGAACTATCCCGCGCAGATGCTGGAAATCCGCCTTGCGGAAGCCTCCGGTCTGACCGATCGTGACCGCATTGAGGCCGATATCTTTTCCGAGCGCTATCTGATCCGCCGGCCGGTGCTGCAGGCACTGTCCGGTGTCGGTGGACGCGCGCCGGTCTTCCTGATCGACGAGCTTGATCGCAGCGACGAGGCTTTCGAGGCATTCCTGCTGGAGGTGCTGTCTGATTTTCAGGTGACGGTGCCGGAGCTTGGCACAATCCGCGCGGCGGAGCCTCCGATCGTCATCATCACCACCAACCGCACGCGCGAAGTTCATGACGCTCTAAAGCGGCGCTGTCTCTATCATTGGGTCGATTATCCTGAGGCCGAACAGGAGCTTGAAATCATCCGGCGCAAGGTGCCAGGCTGCAGTGAAGCACTCTCGCGCCAAATCGCCGCCTATGTGCAGAAGCTGCGTACGCTCGACCTTTTCAAGAATCCGGGCGTTGCCGAGACGATTGACTGGGCGACCGCTTTAACGGAACTCGATCGGCTGGCGCTCGATCCGGAGACTGTTTCGGATACGCTCGGCACCTTGCTAAAATATCAGGACGATATCGCCCGTATTCAGGGCGCCGAAGGCAAGCGTGTGTTGGATGAAGTCAAATCCGAACTGCTGGCGGGATGA
- the purB gene encoding adenylosuccinate lyase, whose product MIPRYSRPEMVAIWSPETKFRIWFEIEAHACDALAALGVIPKSAADTIWEKGGKATFDVARIDEIEAVTKHDVIAFLTHLAEIVGPDARFVHQGMTSSDVLDTCFNVQLVRASDLLIADIDKLLEALKRRAFEHKDAVTIGRSHGIHAEPTTFGVKLALAYAEFERCKQRLIAAREEVATCAISGAVGTFANIDPRVEEHVAAALGLKPEPVSTQVIPRDRHAMFFATLGVVASSIERLATEIRHLQRTEVLEAEEYFSPGQKGSSAMPHKRNPVLTENLTGLARMVRSYSIPAMENVALWHERDISHSSVERMIGPDATVTLDFALARITSVIDKLLVYPDNMMKNLNKFRGLVHSQRVLLALTQAGVSREDSYRLVQRNAMKVWEEGKDFLEELLADQEVRAALSEADIREKFDLGYHTKHVDTIFKRVFG is encoded by the coding sequence ATGATCCCGCGCTACTCCCGACCGGAAATGGTCGCCATCTGGTCTCCCGAAACCAAGTTCCGTATCTGGTTCGAGATCGAGGCCCATGCCTGTGACGCACTGGCCGCGCTCGGCGTCATTCCGAAGTCGGCGGCGGATACGATCTGGGAAAAGGGTGGCAAGGCGACGTTCGACGTTGCCCGCATCGACGAGATCGAAGCCGTCACCAAGCACGACGTCATCGCCTTCCTGACGCACCTGGCCGAAATCGTCGGTCCGGATGCCCGCTTCGTCCACCAGGGCATGACCTCCTCGGACGTGCTCGATACCTGCTTCAACGTCCAGCTCGTGCGCGCCAGCGACTTGCTCATCGCCGATATAGACAAGCTGCTGGAAGCCCTGAAGCGCCGCGCCTTCGAGCACAAGGATGCCGTCACGATCGGGCGTTCGCACGGCATCCATGCCGAACCCACCACATTCGGCGTCAAGCTGGCGCTCGCCTATGCCGAATTCGAGCGCTGCAAGCAGCGCCTGATCGCAGCCCGCGAGGAAGTCGCCACCTGCGCCATCTCCGGTGCCGTCGGCACCTTCGCCAATATCGACCCCCGCGTTGAGGAACATGTCGCCGCCGCCCTCGGCCTGAAGCCGGAGCCGGTCTCGACACAAGTCATCCCGCGCGACCGCCACGCGATGTTCTTCGCCACGCTCGGCGTCGTCGCCTCCTCGATCGAGCGTCTCGCCACTGAAATCCGCCATCTGCAGCGCACCGAAGTTCTGGAAGCCGAAGAATATTTCTCGCCGGGCCAGAAGGGCTCGTCGGCCATGCCGCACAAGCGCAATCCGGTCCTGACGGAAAACCTGACGGGCCTCGCCCGCATGGTCCGCTCCTATTCGATCCCGGCCATGGAGAATGTCGCTCTCTGGCATGAGCGCGATATCTCGCACTCCTCCGTCGAACGCATGATCGGCCCGGATGCGACCGTCACTCTCGATTTCGCGCTGGCCCGCATCACCAGCGTCATCGACAAGCTTCTCGTCTACCCGGACAATATGATGAAGAATTTGAACAAGTTCCGCGGGCTTGTTCATTCGCAGCGCGTGCTTCTGGCGTTGACCCAGGCCGGCGTGTCCCGCGAGGATTCCTATCGCCTCGTCCAGCGCAATGCCATGAAGGTCTGGGAGGAAGGCAAGGACTTCCTCGAGGAACTTCTGGCAGACCAGGAAGTGCGCGCCGCCCTTTCGGAAGCAGATATCCGCGAAAAGTTCGACCTTGGCTATCATACCAAGCATGTCGACACGATCTTCAAGCGGGTTTTCGGCTAG
- a CDS encoding low affinity iron permease family protein yields the protein MARLTHIFTRFAVVVSEWTGKPAIFVLALFSVVLWGATGPIFGYSDTWQLVINTSTTIVTFLMVFLLQNAQTRDTRAIQAKLNELILTSAAENRFIGIENLDEEDLKHLDRLVEKAAKREPDQHQGKAGESIEHDRAIAAKSADKGKKRRVNRTASSKAQSKAGNSSRKPA from the coding sequence ATGGCGCGGCTTACGCATATTTTCACTCGTTTCGCGGTTGTTGTGTCGGAATGGACCGGCAAACCGGCCATTTTCGTGCTTGCCCTGTTCTCCGTCGTTCTCTGGGGCGCGACCGGGCCAATCTTCGGCTACTCCGACACATGGCAGCTGGTCATCAACACTAGCACGACGATCGTCACCTTTCTGATGGTTTTCCTGCTCCAGAATGCACAGACGCGCGATACGCGGGCCATCCAGGCCAAGCTCAACGAACTCATCCTGACGAGCGCGGCCGAGAACCGCTTTATCGGGATCGAGAATCTCGACGAAGAGGATTTGAAGCACCTCGACCGGCTGGTCGAAAAGGCGGCAAAGCGCGAACCTGATCAACATCAGGGCAAGGCTGGCGAGAGTATCGAGCATGACCGCGCTATCGCGGCCAAATCCGCCGACAAAGGAAAGAAGCGGCGCGTCAACCGCACCGCCTCAAGCAAAGCGCAATCGAAAGCGGGAAATTCTAGCCGAAAACCCGCTTGA
- the rpe gene encoding ribulose-phosphate 3-epimerase, giving the protein MTLPIRIAPSILAADFAKLGQEVKDVTKAGADWIHLDVMDGHFVPNISFGADVIKALRPYTTATFDCHLMISPADPYLEAFAKAGCDRITVHAEAGVHLHRSLQTIRHLGKKVGVTLNPATPLSVLENVLDDIDLILIMSVNPGFGGQKFIPAMADKIRNAKSLIGDRSIELEVDGGVSVETAPLITASGANVLVAGSAIFKGESVEAYRQTIGDLRAAAERGRIGSN; this is encoded by the coding sequence ATGACCTTGCCGATCCGTATTGCCCCTTCCATTCTCGCCGCCGACTTCGCCAAGCTCGGTCAGGAAGTCAAGGATGTGACCAAAGCCGGCGCCGACTGGATCCATCTCGATGTCATGGACGGCCATTTTGTGCCGAACATCTCCTTCGGCGCCGATGTCATTAAAGCGCTGCGTCCCTACACGACCGCGACCTTCGATTGCCACCTGATGATCTCGCCGGCCGACCCCTATCTGGAAGCCTTCGCCAAGGCCGGCTGCGACCGCATCACGGTCCATGCCGAAGCCGGCGTGCATCTGCATCGCTCGCTTCAGACGATCCGCCATCTCGGCAAGAAGGTCGGCGTCACCCTCAATCCGGCAACGCCGCTTTCCGTGCTGGAAAACGTCCTCGACGATATCGACTTGATCCTGATCATGTCGGTCAATCCGGGCTTTGGCGGCCAGAAATTCATCCCTGCCATGGCCGACAAGATCCGCAACGCCAAGTCCCTGATCGGTGACCGTTCGATCGAACTGGAAGTCGATGGGGGCGTCTCCGTTGAGACGGCGCCTCTCATCACGGCCTCCGGTGCCAACGTTCTCGTGGCCGGTTCGGCGATCTTCAAGGGCGAATCGGTCGAGGCCTACAGGCAGACGATCGGCGATCTCCGGGCGGCGGCCGAACGAGGCCGCATTGGATCAAACTAA